In a single window of the Maniola jurtina chromosome 4, ilManJurt1.1, whole genome shotgun sequence genome:
- the LOC123864237 gene encoding succinate--CoA ligase [ADP-forming] subunit beta, mitochondrial: MASLLPRSFGLAETIFLKNGTKLVAATSQSNLPCKQQVRHLNVHEYVSYTLLRDHGIPVPKFNVAKTKDEAIKFAQELNTKDIVLKAQVLAGGRGKGAFKNGLKGGVRMVDNPQTAGDIVGKMLKQYLVTKQTGAAGRICNMVMVTERKFPRREFYVAIMMERSFNGPVIIASSQGGVNIEDVAAENPDAITYEPIDIKLGITDEQVSRVVQKIGLDDNKEACGMIKKMYDLFLQKDALLIEINPYAEDAITGQFFCLDAKFRFDDNAQYRQKELFALRDISQEDPKEIDAAKFDLNYIALDGSIGCMVNGAGLAMATMDIIKLYGGDPANFLDVGGGATAQAVSEAFRIILSDPKVTAILVNIFGGIMRCDVIAEGIINAAKNLNIQIPVIVRLQGTKVNEARKLIADSGLRIVPRDDLDEAAKLVVQLSEIVGLAKRAGVEVKFDIPRYMLEK; the protein is encoded by the exons atggCGTCTTTGCTACCTCGTTCTTTTGGCCTGGCTGAAACAATCTTTCTGAAAAATGGAACAAAG CTGGTGGCGGCAACATCACAAAGCAATCTACCATGCAAGCAGCAGGTGCGGCACCTGAACGTGCACGAGTATGTGAGCTACACACTGCTCAGAGACCATGGCATCCCCGTGCCAAAGTTCAATGTTGCCAAGACGAAAGACGAGGCAATCAAGTTTGCTCAAGAGCTTAACACCAAAGACATTGTATTGAAAGCCCAG GTACTTGCTGGAGGCAGGGGAAAGGGTGCCTTCAAAAATGGCCTCAAAGGTGGTGTCCGAATGGTTGACAA cCCTCAAACAGCCGGAGATATAGTGGGCAAAATGCTGAAGCAGTATTTAGTGACGAAGCAGACTGGCGCGGCGGGGAGGATCTGCAACATGGTTATGGTTACGGAGAGAAAATTCCCGCGACGAGAGTTTTACGTCGCCATCATGATGGAACGCAGTTTCAAT GGCCCAGTCATCATAGCTTCATCGCAAGGCGGCGTGAACATCGAGGACGTGGCGGCGGAAAACCCCGACGCCATCACATATGAGCCCATCGACATCAAGCTAGGCATCACTGACGAACAGGTGTCGCGGGTTGTTCAGAAG attGGTCTTGATGACAACAAAGAGGCCTGTGGTATGATCAAGAAGATGTATGACCTGTTTCTTCAGAAGGATGCACTTTTGATTGAAATCAACCCTTACGCTGAAGATGCCATAACTGGCCAAT TCTTCTGCTTGGATGCCAAGTTCAGATTCGACGACAACGCGCAATACCGACAAAAAGAGCTTTTCGCGCTCAGAGACATCAGCCAAGAAGACCCCAAAGAAATTGATGCGGCTAAGTTTGACTTGAACTATATTGCTCTTGATG GCAGCATCGGGTGCATGGTGAACGGCGCGGGGCTGGCGATGGCCACAATGGACATCATCAAGCTTTACGGCGGCGACCCCGCCAACTTCCTCGACGTGGGCGGCGGCGCCACCGCGCAGGCTGTCTCG GAAGCCTTCAGGATTATCCTGTCAGACCCCAAGGTGACGGCCATCTTGGTGAACATATTCGGAGGCATCATGCGATGCGACGTCATCGCGGAGGGAATCATCAACGCAGCCAAGAACCTCAACATCCAGATACCGGTCATCGTACGTTTGCAG GGTACAAAAGTGAACGAGGCGCGGAAGCTGATCGCGGACTCCGGGCTGCGCATCGTGCCGCGCGACGACCTGGACGAGGCGGCCAAGCTGGTGGTGCAGCTGTCGGAGATCGTGGGGCTCGCCAAGCGCGCCGGCGTCGAGGTCAAGTTCGACATCCCCCGATACATGCTCGAGAAGTGA